From a region of the Oligoflexus sp. genome:
- a CDS encoding glycoside hydrolase family 6 protein, producing the protein MRKSISFVLLASMLGCVSSGTDETGSGSRKNPLAGKRFYVDKHSVAAQEAAKVEKKDPATAKTLRFLADQPAAVWFGGWSGPIQKAVETAVKDADANSTQLVAVAYNVPYRDCGQHSAGGVEAGAYKTWIDDFVKGLGQHEAVIVLEPDAVPLITCLTDETRKERWQLLHYALEAFKTRSKAIVYMDVGHGSWIPAEVMKDRLNAIGIDKADGFAINTSNYQSTADSIAYGRKLQRDFPGKGLVIDTSRNGNGPTADNAWCNPRGRAIGLRPQVVMDQPGVDAYLWTKKPGESDGTCNGGPAAGQFWVDVAKELVENAKVNSN; encoded by the coding sequence ATGAGAAAGAGTATCAGCTTTGTGCTCCTGGCATCCATGCTGGGCTGTGTGAGCAGCGGGACGGATGAAACGGGCAGCGGTTCCAGGAAAAATCCTTTGGCCGGCAAACGCTTCTATGTGGACAAGCATAGCGTTGCGGCCCAGGAAGCGGCCAAGGTCGAGAAGAAAGATCCTGCGACCGCCAAAACCCTGCGTTTCCTTGCCGATCAACCGGCGGCCGTGTGGTTCGGCGGATGGAGCGGCCCGATACAAAAAGCTGTGGAAACCGCGGTGAAGGATGCCGACGCCAACAGCACGCAGCTCGTTGCGGTGGCTTACAATGTTCCATATCGCGACTGCGGTCAGCATTCTGCGGGTGGCGTGGAAGCCGGCGCTTACAAGACCTGGATTGATGATTTCGTCAAAGGCCTGGGTCAGCATGAAGCCGTGATCGTTCTGGAACCTGATGCCGTTCCCCTGATCACCTGCCTTACCGATGAGACCAGGAAAGAACGCTGGCAGCTGCTCCACTATGCGCTGGAAGCCTTTAAAACAAGGTCCAAGGCCATCGTTTACATGGATGTGGGTCACGGCAGCTGGATTCCTGCCGAGGTCATGAAAGATCGTTTGAATGCGATCGGGATCGACAAAGCCGATGGCTTTGCGATCAATACTTCGAATTATCAGTCGACCGCCGACAGCATCGCCTATGGGCGCAAGCTGCAGCGCGATTTTCCGGGCAAGGGCCTCGTCATCGATACCTCGCGCAATGGCAATGGGCCCACAGCGGACAATGCCTGGTGCAATCCACGCGGACGCGCGATCGGGCTTCGGCCTCAGGTCGTCATGGATCAACCCGGTGTGGACGCCTACCTTTGGACGAAAAAACCGGGCGAATCCGATGGCACCTGCAATGGCGGGCCGGCGGCCGGTCAGTTCTGGGTTGATGTCGCCAAGGAACTGGTCGAGAACGCGAAAGTCAATTCGAACTGA
- a CDS encoding SGNH/GDSL hydrolase family protein: protein MLRYATCLLLLLGACKTDPTTSSQEKAAAANEDKGPSVNDLVKPNQEKWLTGQVQNPAKGKITKLLVFGDSLSDPGNLNKLTQGTALPPRVFYKSRFANGPIWTDYVSQSLSWSLDNFAVGLAETKNGGSMGEADIPSVLQQISESKSELKKMDVANTLVVIWVGPQNYIRHAVKAQDANQNPVTETLEKQVKQAVADIQDSIEDLKDIGFRQFVIGTMPELGGLNRNPKDPPKASDATLYAVTAAHNAALRAMVKDLPKEMPEVNVSIFQAHEINQKTNENPKAYGFQRLDAPCYVGNLMGRFDGVKAFCTDPSGYKYWEYVHPGSKMHCVYASQFLADLNAAGKIAGFDQTKALARCHEL from the coding sequence GTGCTTCGTTACGCAACATGTCTGCTTCTGCTCCTCGGTGCCTGCAAAACGGATCCGACCACGTCCAGTCAGGAAAAAGCGGCTGCGGCCAATGAGGATAAAGGGCCCAGTGTGAATGATCTCGTCAAGCCCAATCAGGAGAAGTGGCTGACGGGACAGGTGCAAAATCCAGCCAAAGGCAAAATCACCAAACTTCTGGTCTTCGGTGATTCCCTTTCCGATCCGGGCAACCTGAATAAGCTGACTCAAGGCACGGCGCTGCCGCCGCGCGTTTTCTACAAATCCCGTTTCGCCAACGGCCCGATCTGGACGGACTACGTGAGCCAGAGCCTGAGCTGGAGCCTCGATAATTTCGCGGTCGGACTTGCCGAGACGAAAAACGGCGGGAGCATGGGCGAGGCCGATATCCCCTCGGTACTGCAGCAGATCAGTGAAAGCAAGAGCGAGCTCAAGAAGATGGACGTCGCGAACACGCTGGTCGTGATCTGGGTCGGGCCGCAAAATTATATCAGGCACGCGGTGAAGGCCCAGGATGCCAATCAGAATCCTGTGACGGAAACCCTGGAAAAGCAGGTGAAACAGGCCGTCGCCGATATCCAGGACAGCATCGAGGATCTGAAGGACATCGGCTTTCGTCAGTTCGTCATCGGCACCATGCCCGAACTCGGCGGCTTGAACCGCAATCCGAAAGATCCTCCCAAAGCCAGCGACGCCACGCTTTATGCCGTGACCGCAGCGCATAACGCGGCGCTGCGCGCGATGGTCAAAGACCTGCCGAAGGAGATGCCCGAGGTCAACGTCAGCATCTTTCAGGCTCATGAAATCAATCAGAAGACCAATGAGAACCCCAAAGCCTATGGCTTTCAGCGTTTGGATGCGCCCTGCTACGTCGGCAACCTTATGGGGCGCTTTGATGGGGTCAAGGCCTTCTGCACCGATCCTTCCGGTTATAAGTATTGGGAATATGTGCATCCCGGCAGCAAAATGCATTGCGTCTATGCAAGCCAGTTCCTTGCCGATTTGAACGCAGCAGGCAAGATCGCGGGCTTCGATCAGACCAAAGCCTTGGCCCGCTGTCACGAACTGTGA
- a CDS encoding GH1 family beta-glucosidase — protein sequence MQERALPKNFVWGAASSSFQIEGTIPGDGRGPSIWDDFCAQPGKILDGSDGVIACDHLRLWPRDVELLSELGVKAYRFSIAWPRIFPDGRGAPNPAGLDFYKKLIDGLLDKGITPWVTLYHWDLPSALEKKGGWRNRDTALAFADYAAYFVEQLRDRVKHWITHNEPWCVAVLGHRTGEHAPGLKDPRAALEAAHHVLLSHGLAMKRIRELAPDAEAGITLNLNPAYPAHPGKREDEEAAHVYDGDFNRWYLDPVFRASYPKDMMQHYEKTGVIGAKGWDFIHAGDLDTIAQPNDFLGINYYSRAVLGDRGLEEAAARKDPKRYTGMGWEVAPEALQDLFVRLAKEYPAKAYYITENGAAYDDKLTAARQVDDPHRLRYYALHLSQVAQICARGIPLKGYFAWSILDNFEWAYGYEKRFGLVYVDYATQERIPKSSFHWLKEVIAANKVFDVL from the coding sequence ATGCAAGAAAGAGCTTTACCGAAAAACTTTGTCTGGGGTGCCGCCAGCTCGTCTTTCCAAATCGAGGGAACGATTCCAGGAGACGGTCGTGGGCCAAGCATTTGGGACGACTTCTGCGCCCAGCCTGGCAAGATCCTGGATGGCAGCGATGGTGTGATCGCCTGTGATCACTTGCGACTCTGGCCACGCGATGTCGAGCTTCTGTCTGAACTTGGAGTGAAGGCCTATCGCTTTTCGATCGCATGGCCGCGCATTTTCCCTGACGGTCGTGGGGCTCCGAATCCCGCGGGCCTCGATTTCTACAAAAAACTGATCGATGGACTTTTGGACAAGGGCATTACCCCCTGGGTGACCCTTTATCACTGGGATCTGCCGTCGGCGCTGGAAAAAAAGGGCGGCTGGCGCAACCGCGACACCGCCCTGGCCTTTGCGGATTATGCGGCTTATTTCGTGGAGCAGCTGCGGGATCGCGTGAAGCATTGGATCACGCATAACGAACCCTGGTGCGTGGCCGTGCTCGGTCATCGCACGGGTGAACACGCTCCCGGTCTGAAAGATCCGCGCGCAGCATTGGAAGCGGCGCATCATGTTCTTCTTTCCCATGGGCTCGCCATGAAGCGCATCCGCGAACTGGCGCCCGATGCCGAGGCTGGCATCACCCTGAATTTGAATCCTGCGTATCCCGCGCATCCTGGAAAGCGCGAGGATGAAGAAGCGGCTCATGTTTACGACGGTGATTTCAACCGCTGGTATCTCGATCCTGTTTTTCGGGCGAGCTATCCGAAGGACATGATGCAGCACTATGAAAAGACGGGCGTGATCGGCGCCAAAGGCTGGGATTTCATTCACGCCGGCGACCTCGACACCATCGCGCAGCCGAACGATTTCCTCGGCATCAATTATTATTCACGCGCTGTGCTGGGGGATCGTGGTCTTGAAGAGGCCGCAGCTCGCAAGGATCCCAAGCGTTACACGGGCATGGGTTGGGAAGTGGCGCCCGAGGCGCTGCAGGATCTCTTCGTACGCCTTGCGAAGGAATATCCGGCCAAGGCTTACTACATCACGGAAAATGGTGCGGCTTACGATGATAAGCTGACAGCCGCCCGGCAGGTGGACGATCCGCACCGGCTGCGATATTACGCCCTGCACCTGAGCCAGGTGGCTCAGATTTGTGCACGTGGGATTCCCCTGAAGGGATATTTTGCCTGGTCCATACTCGACAATTTTGAGTGGGCCTATGGTTATGAAAAGCGTTTCGGCCTTGTTTACGTGGATTATGCGACCCAGGAAAGAATTCCCAAGTCGAGTTTCCATTGGCTGAAAGAAGTAATCGCCGCCAATAAAGTGTTTGATGTACTCTGA
- a CDS encoding queuosine precursor transporter has product MAAFVCVLLCSNLIGVSKVVTVAGFTFGGGNLFFPLSYLFGDILTEVYGYARSRRVVWAGFGSMIFASLMSWIVVTLPAADGYTGQAALEQIFGSTPRIVAASIFAYFVGELTNSYILAKLKVRTEGRFLWMRTIGSTLGGEAIDSLLFYPLAFYGTWSNDLLVKVMLANYVIKVGWEALATPLTYRVVNYLKKKENEDYFDRDTNFTPFSVKV; this is encoded by the coding sequence ATGGCCGCCTTCGTCTGTGTGCTCCTGTGTTCGAATCTGATTGGCGTCAGCAAGGTCGTTACCGTTGCGGGTTTCACCTTCGGTGGTGGGAACCTCTTCTTCCCTTTGAGCTATCTCTTTGGTGACATCCTGACTGAAGTCTATGGGTATGCCCGCAGTCGCCGCGTGGTGTGGGCCGGGTTTGGTTCGATGATCTTCGCGTCGCTGATGTCCTGGATCGTGGTGACTTTGCCGGCGGCTGATGGTTATACAGGCCAAGCGGCCTTGGAACAGATCTTCGGTTCCACGCCCCGGATCGTGGCCGCTTCGATCTTTGCCTACTTCGTTGGCGAGCTTACCAACTCCTATATTCTGGCTAAACTGAAGGTTCGAACGGAGGGCCGCTTTCTGTGGATGCGGACCATCGGTTCCACACTCGGCGGCGAGGCCATCGACAGCCTTCTCTTTTATCCGCTCGCCTTCTACGGCACCTGGTCGAACGACTTGCTGGTGAAGGTGATGTTAGCCAACTACGTGATCAAGGTCGGCTGGGAAGCCCTGGCCACGCCTTTGACCTATCGCGTCGTGAATTATCTGAAGAAGAAAGAAAACGAAGATTACTTCGATCGTGACACCAATTTCACACCATTCAGTGTCAAGGTGTGA
- a CDS encoding ROK family protein has translation MKVFQGLDASDIRLSNNNLLLRLLWQHQVISRADLARITGMSRPSISAIVAEHLDLGLISEIGHGESSGGRRPVLLRFEDDAHLIAGLDLGASHISLMLSNLRGQEVEWLSVPAQTREYPEQAIQIAMDLLKEGITLARRRGRKVIGLGMGVPSPIYANGDSHSMHPAIHPKWAGFGLSRILKEHVSIPIFMENDANLGALAELWWTERQSRKHLVYLKVASGIGAGIIIGGKIFAGAHGLAGELGHTFLRERQPGHSPTQDNLNSMIGINYVLSELKVKVGQKHPRILHRGELLKEAYETGDAHTRELVKTFIHRLALAISNAMVSFDPELVIVGGVVPDLGEELLNMLRAEIPRHLVWPELRGIPLECSRFGEKQTALGAATLVLEKMLEDFELFCEAREQRVRLKEFSLG, from the coding sequence ATGAAAGTGTTTCAAGGTTTGGACGCATCGGATATTAGACTGTCGAACAACAATCTCTTGCTGCGCCTGCTCTGGCAGCATCAGGTGATTTCACGCGCGGATTTGGCCCGCATCACCGGCATGAGCCGGCCCAGCATCTCGGCTATCGTTGCTGAGCATCTGGATCTGGGGCTGATCAGTGAAATCGGGCACGGGGAATCCAGCGGCGGCCGCCGGCCCGTCCTTCTGCGATTCGAGGATGATGCGCATCTCATCGCGGGCTTGGATCTGGGCGCATCCCATATCAGCCTTATGCTGAGCAACCTCAGGGGGCAGGAGGTCGAGTGGCTTTCCGTCCCGGCGCAGACGCGGGAGTATCCTGAGCAGGCCATTCAGATCGCTATGGATCTTCTGAAGGAAGGAATCACCCTGGCCCGTCGTCGTGGACGGAAGGTGATCGGTCTTGGAATGGGCGTGCCCAGTCCGATCTATGCGAATGGGGACAGCCATTCGATGCATCCGGCCATTCATCCCAAGTGGGCGGGCTTTGGACTCAGTCGCATTCTGAAAGAGCACGTGTCGATTCCCATCTTCATGGAAAACGACGCCAACCTTGGTGCATTGGCCGAACTTTGGTGGACGGAACGTCAAAGCCGGAAGCATCTCGTCTATCTGAAGGTGGCTTCGGGTATCGGGGCCGGCATCATCATCGGCGGCAAGATTTTTGCCGGGGCCCATGGCCTCGCCGGTGAGTTGGGTCATACCTTTCTCAGGGAACGGCAGCCGGGTCACAGCCCGACGCAGGATAACCTGAACTCGATGATCGGCATCAACTATGTACTGTCCGAGCTGAAGGTCAAGGTCGGGCAGAAGCATCCGCGCATTCTGCATCGTGGTGAGCTTCTGAAGGAAGCCTATGAAACAGGGGACGCGCACACGCGGGAGCTGGTGAAGACGTTTATTCATCGACTGGCTCTGGCGATATCGAACGCCATGGTGAGTTTCGATCCGGAACTCGTAATCGTCGGCGGCGTTGTTCCCGACCTTGGCGAAGAACTCTTGAATATGCTGCGGGCGGAAATCCCGCGGCATCTGGTGTGGCCTGAGCTGCGGGGGATTCCTTTGGAATGCAGCCGCTTCGGTGAAAAACAAACAGCGCTCGGCGCGGCCACGCTGGTGCTTGAGAAAATGCTCGAAGATTTCGAACTCTTCTGCGAGGCGCGTGAGCAACGCGTTCGTCTGAAGGAATTCAGTTTAGGTTAG
- a CDS encoding glycosyl hydrolase family 8: protein MRLGAHTMSLAAGMLALCSTGLVMAQDVVRNAGQAYGSCRAQGQDATIDDMEDGDARIKNSEGRLGVWYTFNPGTNCQQTPVVSGDTRFVMTPDASQGSRYVAATQGRGCEANGWAGGGLGFRFAAEDPGLGDPVDCNGGYDASAFKGLTFSLKSQGPVRLQVCTLDVTDFNCHGYDITAKVDGYRSITVPWTQLLQEDWGPNTKRVPFNPARIVSIQFKATTPEFAVAVDDLKFLQSNPGGSTGNGQWYAYKPQDIYRDQLRTEYENWKAKYFVDCGDGSADIRKNGSEAVSEGTGYGMLMAVSMDDRLTFDRLATGFQKRRNSRGMMSWQFSVCGGVWGENAATDGDLDIAMALVMADRKWGGYRFLAEPLITALKQFGTSECDGRLVLRPGDMWGGCRDGVDQRLNPSYFAPAYYRVFASYLPNQADVWNTLARDSYVLLDLYQRNMGGLLPDWSYSNGATAGNYGYEACRVPWRIGTDFAWHGKPEAANVLKNLYDYANSRGGPVQSVDQKNSCFIGGLALTATARDQNAADQWYRDWISNIPQAPDPQVGDNPYYQGTLRVLYLLLAGGLLQP from the coding sequence ATGCGATTAGGGGCACACACCATGAGTCTTGCCGCGGGAATGCTTGCATTGTGCAGCACCGGACTTGTCATGGCGCAGGACGTCGTGAGAAACGCGGGGCAGGCATACGGCAGTTGCCGGGCACAGGGTCAGGACGCGACCATCGATGATATGGAAGATGGCGACGCGCGGATCAAAAACAGCGAAGGACGGCTGGGTGTCTGGTACACATTCAATCCTGGCACGAACTGCCAGCAAACGCCTGTGGTCAGCGGTGATACGCGTTTTGTTATGACGCCTGATGCCAGCCAGGGAAGCCGCTACGTGGCCGCGACTCAAGGCCGCGGCTGCGAAGCCAACGGCTGGGCCGGCGGTGGCCTTGGATTTCGTTTCGCAGCGGAAGATCCAGGTCTCGGTGATCCCGTGGATTGCAACGGCGGATATGATGCTTCCGCTTTCAAAGGTTTGACCTTCAGCCTGAAATCGCAGGGTCCTGTTCGTCTTCAGGTCTGCACCCTGGATGTGACGGATTTCAATTGCCACGGCTATGACATCACCGCGAAGGTGGATGGCTATCGCAGCATCACTGTTCCCTGGACCCAGCTTTTGCAGGAAGATTGGGGCCCGAACACCAAGCGCGTGCCCTTCAATCCCGCCCGCATCGTGAGCATTCAATTCAAAGCCACCACGCCCGAGTTCGCAGTGGCCGTGGATGATCTGAAATTCCTGCAGTCCAATCCCGGTGGTTCGACCGGCAATGGGCAGTGGTACGCGTACAAACCGCAGGATATCTACCGCGACCAGTTACGAACGGAATACGAAAACTGGAAGGCGAAGTACTTCGTCGACTGCGGTGATGGTTCGGCTGACATTCGTAAAAATGGTTCCGAGGCCGTGTCCGAGGGCACTGGATACGGCATGCTGATGGCGGTGAGCATGGACGATCGACTCACCTTCGATCGTCTTGCCACCGGTTTTCAAAAACGTCGCAATTCGCGTGGCATGATGAGCTGGCAGTTCTCGGTCTGCGGCGGCGTCTGGGGTGAGAACGCGGCGACCGATGGCGATCTCGATATCGCGATGGCCCTGGTCATGGCCGATCGCAAGTGGGGCGGCTACCGCTTTCTTGCGGAACCTTTGATCACCGCTCTGAAGCAGTTCGGCACTTCCGAATGCGATGGCCGTCTGGTTCTGCGTCCCGGTGATATGTGGGGCGGCTGCCGCGATGGTGTCGATCAACGGCTGAATCCTTCCTATTTCGCGCCGGCTTACTATCGCGTCTTTGCCAGCTATCTGCCGAATCAGGCCGATGTCTGGAACACCTTGGCCCGCGATAGCTATGTGCTGCTCGATCTTTACCAAAGGAACATGGGCGGTCTTCTGCCCGATTGGTCGTATTCCAATGGGGCGACGGCGGGGAACTATGGGTATGAAGCCTGTCGCGTGCCCTGGCGGATCGGAACTGATTTTGCATGGCATGGAAAACCGGAAGCGGCGAATGTGCTGAAAAATCTCTATGATTATGCAAATTCCCGCGGCGGTCCTGTGCAATCAGTGGATCAGAAGAATAGCTGCTTTATCGGCGGCCTTGCTTTGACGGCCACCGCTCGGGATCAAAACGCCGCCGACCAGTGGTATCGCGACTGGATCAGCAACATTCCGCAAGCGCCTGATCCTCAGGTCGGTGATAATCCCTACTATCAGGGAACACTGCGTGTGCTTTACCTGCTGCTGGCCGGCGGACTGCTGCAGCCTTAA
- a CDS encoding M14 family metallopeptidase: protein MLMGFNSILMMLTVTLASPLSAATGPASLKTEAEKTDWKRTGRYSEVERLCEDFPKVFPRKVLCEKFGTTPEGRPMLSLVAGDAKKRDRPVILFQGGIHAGEIDGKDAGFVFLREVLEGKRLPGVLDKATLVFVPVFNVDGHERFGKNNRPNQIGPEEMGWRTTAQNFNLNRDYLKADAPEMRAMHALLNRWDPLVYVDLHVTDGAQFQHDIAVMVEPTLAGPEALKKAGLALRDQIMTDLTQAGNKPLWFYPSFEKDDDPTSGIRAAPQPPRFSNGYWGLRNRLGILVETHSWRDYGHRCRSTIAALDSIVKASAANGQSWRAAADAADRETSQLAGKTATLSYKNSDKTETFDFLGYKYERRDSPVSGQLMTVYDPTQPEVWKMPLRKEVIPGLQLVAPASGYIVPASYRALVEPRLASHKLQFQVLNQSQDVPASVYRIIDVKLAGSSYESHQRAEFKGEWGQSQERIAAGSLWVPIAQPNAILLMQLMEPESSDSLLAWGYLNEIFERKEYMEPYVAESVAQEMLKNPEIKQEFEKRLEDPAFAKSPQARLDFFYRKHPAFDQRLNRYPILRLEKGPQILTSKVK from the coding sequence ATGCTTATGGGTTTCAATTCCATTCTGATGATGCTGACCGTGACGCTGGCTTCGCCTTTGTCGGCGGCCACGGGTCCTGCATCGTTAAAAACCGAAGCGGAAAAAACCGACTGGAAGAGGACGGGGCGCTACAGCGAAGTCGAGCGCCTGTGTGAAGACTTCCCCAAAGTCTTTCCGAGGAAAGTGCTGTGCGAAAAGTTCGGCACCACACCGGAAGGGCGGCCGATGCTGTCTTTGGTGGCTGGCGATGCAAAAAAACGCGATCGTCCGGTCATCCTTTTCCAGGGCGGGATTCACGCCGGGGAAATAGATGGCAAGGACGCCGGCTTTGTCTTTTTAAGGGAAGTATTGGAAGGCAAGCGCCTGCCTGGCGTTTTGGATAAGGCCACGCTGGTTTTCGTGCCAGTTTTCAACGTGGATGGTCACGAGCGCTTTGGTAAAAACAATCGCCCGAACCAGATCGGGCCCGAAGAAATGGGCTGGCGCACGACCGCTCAGAACTTCAACCTGAACCGGGATTACCTGAAGGCCGATGCTCCCGAAATGCGGGCCATGCATGCGCTTTTGAATCGTTGGGATCCTTTGGTCTATGTGGATCTGCATGTCACAGACGGTGCTCAGTTCCAGCATGATATCGCGGTCATGGTCGAGCCTACGCTGGCCGGACCGGAAGCTTTGAAGAAGGCCGGACTCGCCTTGCGTGATCAGATCATGACGGATCTGACTCAGGCTGGAAACAAACCTCTCTGGTTCTATCCGAGTTTTGAAAAAGACGACGATCCCACGAGCGGCATTCGCGCAGCTCCCCAGCCTCCACGTTTTTCCAACGGCTACTGGGGTCTTCGCAATCGTTTGGGAATCCTTGTGGAAACCCACTCGTGGCGCGACTACGGTCACCGCTGCCGTTCCACTATCGCGGCTTTGGATTCCATCGTCAAAGCCAGCGCTGCAAACGGCCAGTCCTGGCGCGCCGCGGCCGATGCCGCCGATCGCGAGACGAGTCAGCTGGCCGGGAAGACAGCAACTCTGAGCTATAAAAATAGCGATAAGACCGAAACCTTTGACTTCCTCGGCTATAAATACGAAAGACGCGATTCCCCGGTATCGGGTCAGTTGATGACCGTTTACGATCCCACGCAGCCGGAAGTCTGGAAAATGCCCCTACGAAAAGAGGTGATCCCAGGCCTCCAGCTCGTCGCGCCGGCATCCGGCTATATCGTGCCCGCGTCTTACCGGGCCCTCGTGGAACCGCGTCTTGCTTCGCATAAACTCCAGTTCCAGGTCCTGAATCAAAGCCAGGACGTACCGGCCTCCGTTTATCGCATCATTGATGTGAAACTCGCCGGCAGCAGCTACGAATCCCACCAGAGAGCGGAATTCAAAGGTGAGTGGGGCCAGTCCCAGGAACGTATCGCAGCCGGTTCGCTCTGGGTTCCCATCGCGCAGCCGAATGCCATACTTCTGATGCAGCTGATGGAACCGGAAAGCTCAGATTCCCTCCTTGCCTGGGGTTATCTGAATGAAATTTTCGAACGCAAGGAATACATGGAACCCTATGTGGCGGAATCCGTCGCACAGGAGATGCTGAAAAATCCTGAGATCAAACAGGAGTTCGAAAAACGGCTCGAAGATCCCGCCTTCGCAAAAAGCCCGCAGGCCCGACTCGACTTTTTCTATCGCAAGCATCCTGCTTTTGATCAGCGTTTGAATCGGTACCCCATTCTGCGCCTTGAAAAAGGTCCGCAGATTTTGACAAGCAAAGTGAAATAA